Genomic window (Daucus carota subsp. sativus chromosome 5, DH1 v3.0, whole genome shotgun sequence):
attgGGCGTTTTGGTTGGGAAAAGATTTTACTATGTTGATAGACATCAAGTTCGTCACTTTAGGCCAAGAGGGCCTAGAAATTGGTTCGAGAATCCAAGAGACATTTTTATTGTTATGGTTTTTGGTGGTGGTGTTGTGTTTACTCTGTATTTTGGGAATTTGGAGACGATACCGTATACCAAGAGGACACATTGTGTGCTCTTACCACCGGGCTTGGAGAAGAGGTTGGGTGATTCGCAGTTTGAGGAGATAAAGGAACAATTTAAGGGGAAGATATTGCCTGCGATTCATCCGGATAGTGTTCGAGTTAGGTTGATTGCCAAAGAGATTATCGAGGCATTACAAAGGGGGTTGATCAGGAAGGAACAGGTGTGGACTGATGTGGATTATAGTACGGCCAATGTTGGGGTGAGTGAGAGTGGTGGCGATCAGACTTTGATGGTGTTAACTGATGGTGCTGAAGCAAATTGGAGTAAAGAAGATGAGGTTCTTGATGATAAATGGGTCCAGCAAAGTAGGAAGAAAGGGGAGGAGAAAGGTGTGAAGCCCTCGATTTCTCATTTGGAAGGACTGAACTGGGAAATATTGGTTGTGGATAAACCTGTTGTTAATGCATTTTGCCTACCAGGTGGGAAAATTGTTGTTTTTACGGGATTGCTAGAAAAATTTAAGACGAATGAAGAGATTGCAACTATTATCGGACATGAGGTATGAATGATATGCTGTTTTATATAAATACTGTGTATTGGTTTGGTATATTTTGTAGTTTGTTATGTCTCTCTTTGAATAGGTTGGTCATGTTGTTGCGCGACATTTAGCTGAGGGGATAACAAAGAACTTTTGGTACTCCATCATACAACTGATTCTTTATCAGTTTGCTACGCCTGATATAGTCAACTCCATGTCACATCTTTTGTTAAGACTGCCCTTTTCAAGGAGGTGAGATATATATTCATGACTTAACTTGCTTGGCTTTCTTATTCGTTTGCATGGTATGATGTTGTGCATAGAATTCAGAGTAATGGCTTCTTTTCTAACGGTATATAAATGTTTCAGAACAGTTTTCACTGGTTTTGTTAATTGCTAAAACAGATCGCATATATCTCATTTTAGGAGTATTGCATATATCGCATAAATCTCTTATAAAGTAGTTTTATCAGTTCTGAACCCAGCATATTGGTTGGGTAGTGTTCTTGTGTATATCCAAATGTTCCGGGACTTGTTTAGAACATCTTTAAAGCCATCTGTTAGTGCAACTGCGCAAGTGTTACTTATACCAAATTCTAACTATTGTTCTGATCATCTATAATGGTTCTTAAATAGATGCTTACTCATATATAGTGTATGTTCGATTGcataatcattttttattttaggatGGAGATGGAAGCGGATTACATAGGGCTATTACTACTtgcttctgctagatatgatccTAGCGTTGCACCTAAGGTTTATGAGAAGTTGGGCAAAATTACCGGGTCATCGGCCATGTTAGACTATCTTTCTACACATCCCTCTGGGAAAAAGAGAGCCAAGTTGCTTGCTCAGGCTAAGGTTATGGAAGAAGCAGTCTCTATATATCGAGAAACCCGAATGGGGCACGGAAGTATTGAAGGTTTTCTTTAGGAGTACTATCAAATGCATCATGGATGCTTGCATCTAATGTCACTGATGAGTCAGTAGCACAGACTACAGATGTAAACAATTTATTTCTGTGTTGTGTGATCTGAGTTGCACTGATGGTTTATTTAATCGTAAGAACTTAATCAAAGGATTTGCTGGTAAACTAGCATATTGCGAAGCAAGTGATGTAGCAGACAATGCTCtccaacaaaaatataaaatattttacggATATGTCAATGCGACTATGTCAAACAAAATAGgcatatatgaacatataattgTCCATGTTTGAAAATTATGGGTTAGTAtttgtaaatttgaaattgtaaacgtaatgtgtcattttttttttacgtAGCTGAACCAACCGGGCAAGAGAATGTGTACTTGCAAAACTTCACAATTAAAATAGTAGTCGATAATGATTGGTTACTATAGCGACAATCGCAgtcaaattaaaaatcaatttcatccattttttattttttattaaagaacTGAAGCATGTGGCCGTAATATATGCAGTGATCCCAATAATTGAATTAGTCATTCCATCTTATAAAATTAAGAAAGGTACTAAATTAGCACGTGAGggaaattatataaatagttACTGATATTGATCGTCAATTATTGAATATATTCTTGTATCAGTTCAGACTTAGACTATGTAGGAGCCGCaagtttatgaataaaatagaaaaagtactctctccgtcccacccaattctttacattgggtttgggcacgaaagttaagaaatatgtataaagtagtagaaaagagaaagaaaagtgggtgaagtggtaggacccactgatttttaatatataaaagagagatagtggggtaaaagtagtgtgaaaaagaagaaaaagtgggaaagtagtgggacccattaactaaaataggaaagttttgtaatgtaaagaaatgggtgggacgacCAAATaaagaaactgtaaagaatctggtgggacggagggagtattagataGTAGTCTAACGTTCAGATTGCGTGGAATAAAGGTTCAAAAGGATACAGTAGTTTAAGCCTAAGTACTCTTTAATCCTTAACGTCATATGGGTTTTTACTATTGAGAGATAAGCTCCATTTGACATTTACATGCAAcaaattaacaacaaaatcCACTGAAATTGAAAACTTTTTCCAATCCCGGAAAGAACCCTAATGGCATTTCCCATCAACGATTGCCTCCTAGAAAGTTACTTTTCGAAGTATTAATGCATAAGTGCATAAGATTACTATTCCCCGTCTCTCTTTAATCTTCACATTTGTGAAAAAATTTGTTCGTAAATAGTTGTTTTATTGTCATAGACGTAGTCAATAGTTGTTTTATTGTCATAGACGTAGTCAGAATACATGATGACTAGGGGTCGAAAAACAATCTCATAAAAAAATCAGCCTTCTGATGTGTGCCCGTGCCCAAGGGTACATAATATAAGCATcaactctcatgaaaatgacttgtttttattggtggaattggtgttAAAGCAGGGgccattaatatttattattcatccaccaattaaaaattactatatttgaaagttagtgactattgtgtgcccttgtcACACCATAAAAAAgatgatttcattttttatataaatttatgcacTTTTGGGATTAAATGTTTTATGTCTCGGGtcaaaaaatttactttttgggggtcaaaaatcaaaaaattaaattttatataatatatacaaagaggaTATGAAAAAGTGAGGGGATGCAAGTGACCCTGTGTGATGAACGTAGCTACGCCCCTGCTCATTGTTCCAATGCTtattaatacatatttttttttcatatttattccTTAATTCTTAGTTCATGATTTGACTTTACCACCAATATATACACTTATGATTTAGTATTTAATACAATAAATAAGGACATACATTGAAACAACTTaaaacatttaattatttttaatatgtgtattttttgcaaatgtgacaactaaaaaaggacggagggaataatatataatacaagGCCAATGCTCTATTTTGTCACTCTGCTAtaccaaaattttcaattagccTACTGAGTCAAAAAAGtgtcaattaaataaaaaaagcaTTTAAAAGCTTTCATTCATGAGATTAAGGTTTAAAAACATTTCAGCGCTTTCCTTTGACGAGTAACGTTAGTTTTAATGAAATTGTTATAAAAATTAAGGAAAGATGTGAGTGTGTTTTTGATGTGTGCACGTAAAGTTTGTGTGAATAATGGCGACGACGAAACGGCTGAGCCGTCGAGGGGTTGATGGTGACGGGAAAATAAAAGATGGGGAAGATGGATGGTGAGTGTGTGTACTATACGGGGCTCATGTGCGTAGTAGAGAAGCATGGGTGTGTTTTGGGGTTGAGTCCCACATCGTGTCGGCAGTGGTGGtcgggggagggagggagagaaagAACGGGGTAGGAGAGACTCCGGCAGGCGGATGATCGATAGTGGTTGTCACCGTGGGTTATCGGAGTTGTGTTGCCGGGAAAGGAAGGAGAGGGAAATCGCCGACGGTGGTTATTGTTGAAATGGCAGGGGTCAAAGAGATTAAAGCGGGGAGtctgtttttgttaaatttttaacagagattgacaaaaTAATCTATTTACAAGTTTTAAATGATACAATTAATTGACAGATTTTTTTtgagtataaaaaaaataacgaTTCCCTAAAATCGTTGTAAATTAGGTATTATACGAAATAACACACACAATagattgagaaaaaaaatattgtaagaAGTTTCCAAAGACATGGTTTTGTGTGTAAAACTTGTCGTTTTttccttatattttaaaacaattaaaatgatttttttaatgaattttggtTTTTTAAGGTGTGacatagaaaaatatatttatcttataaatatatatagtttacCAGTTTTAAGTTGATACTTTTATGAATCtagtaataatattaatatgttatgAATCCAACAAGAGTATTAGTATACTTTCTTATTAAAAGTTATTACATAAGTACTGGAATTTTTCATAAAACTATAATTAGTTTTagattaaatttgtaaaatgattttttcaatGGTTGAACAATACAGATGTCAAGATTTTTTAGTATcaattttgtatataaaaactaaaattttacaaattcatTATGTgtgtatttttaattaaactaatgtgttttaaaacattttcgtcttattgtaaaaaggtactttttttctataaaatagacaatgttttttttataaaatatgtattgTACGAGTTAAACAAAGATAATGATTTTTCACTTAATATCGTTGTTAAATAAGCATTAAACATGTAGACTAAGCTAATTCAGACAACAATATATTGTATCATTATGTGAAAACGTTTTACATTATACCTCATAATAACACTTGTCTGATTTTAAAAACCGTCTTTCATAACATAGTCTGAAGTCTACTTAAACAACGATTTTATTAAACTGTCGTATAAAGCTATAGGTTTACAAAACATGACACATAGAAAGTGTTGTCTGATTGAGTTTTTTGGCCAATGATTTTGAGATCCCTGTAAGATTTATGGTTTAGACAATACTTTTGGAATGATGAAAATTAATAGTTGTGTCTTGTTTTAAACAACGTTTTCCCTCCCGTTGTCTGATGATCGCGTTTTTCTTGTAACGAGGATTATTAAAAAGTGCATTAATATGTGaatgatgagaagtgcatctaCAAAAAATTAGTGAGATAATCCCCAGCCCCTtgtataaaagaaaaattaagaTGTATGATAATTGCAGAGATCCAGGTCACAGTTGAAACTATTGAGAATTGACAgttttttttgttcaatttcTCTCAAGTGTTCTCGACAACAGTTGACACGCTAGAAGAAATTAACCTTCAAATTCGATCAGTATAATTTTAACTCTTAGGTATTCGAAAACATACATTACATTACCTCAGAATTAGTTTAAAAGTTAAGAGCATATATAATTGCAGACCTATATAAATGAAGAATATCATTACAGCACAAAcgtttgtgaattttttttctttccgcGATAAAGATGAATTACATAAATTCAAATACACGAATCTTTATTGAGCTTCGAACTTCGACATCTTACTACCGAGACGAGTAGGTGTTTGATTAGTCAGCCTTATTCGCAAGGACTCTTTATGGGACAACCGCAAACCCTGGCAAATCTTGTTGGATCCCACTCTCAATTGTCGAGTCCCCTTTGAGGGCACAATGCCACCTTGTATATACGCATAGACATAAAAATGTGGTAAGCAAGTTTTGTTCTTATACTTTGTTAATTCGCTGTATGCATTTTATGAAAAGTGGTCCATCCATTCTAATTATACACAATACAATAATGTTTAAATAAGTTGAAGTATAAATGTATGTGAGGAAACGTATCTTCCCTGTGGATATTGTTGGTAACACTTATCTCTTTTCCCTTCGGAAAAATCCAACTGGGGTCTGCGCTACCCACCGCAAGACTCGATATTAGACCAGATACAGGCATACAATCGTTTTGCATCTCatctttatattaaaaaaatgaagttaTTTTCCATAATCATCATATAAATTTCCAGATGATCAAGAAGCAGGTCCGATACCATTATAAGGACCACGCATGCTTCTAAATAAtctaattttcaaaaccagCTAGTTCTGAAgaatatacctaaaatttatCTGTAAGTATGTATCTTTATGTGTACTAAAACAAAACACCCTTGCTGGTTAGTTAAATGGATAACCTAAACATTTTATTATGCgtaaatttcttctcaaatctcaattttcaaaataatctcCTCTAAACCTCTCATCTACAATTTTCATTATCCACTAATTCTCTTTCCTTCTTAATTAACTCTCATtctactattatttttttatatatcgaTTAcatatgttaatttattttatattctttaataaatattaattttatatctttTATAGTTATACGATAATTTTTATTGTTCATATTACTTGACTTTTgatcatttatttaaatatcttgacccataataatattaattatcttTCCCATAGATTAAGAtattaattatagttatatatattacttaTAAGGATgatctttttataaaattaaattaaatataattatgatataaCCAAGCTGATCAGGACTGATCCAATAACTGAATATAAGGTATAGTAGGCGTAATTCTCCACCAGAAAGAACGAAGTAAATTAAAACTAGTTGGAAGGTTCAGCAAAGAACTCCCTAGTAGACAATTATATATTCTCTCTAAACCTTTACATTGATTAATATggacttaaaaaaattaaaagaagaaaaaaagaaaaaaaagaaatcagGCGATGATCCGCATTCCAAATAATTGTAATGAAATCATGAGGTTGTAATTGAATATTAGATTTGAAATCGTGGGGTTGTTAAGAAATGTGGGCTAAAAAAATAAGCATTTGTACACAACTACAATTCCCATATAACCGGACCTTTTAAATTCAATTGTTTGTGAAGTCCGTAGCAGTTTTCTCCCATTGACCACAAAGAAACAAAGAACAAGTCATCTACTTGTTTCAAAATATAGATAAACCATATAAACTATTCATCACCTTACAATACACGAGATGTGTGAAGGAATCTTAGGTGTTGATCATGAAGATCTCGTACCCTAACAAACGTATCTCTCCAACTCATTAAAGTTAGCTCAATAATCTTGTGTATTGAATTTTTATTGTTGAGCCATGTTTTCTTTAAAACAAGGAGATGAGCTGGTATTCCAGATCCAGACCAACAACCCTAATCCGGACCAGCAGTCAATCCAGCAAGATCTTGCTTTGAGCCAAGCCTCACCACAGGGTGGCAATAAAAGGCTTCGTAAAAAGCCGTCAAGTTTCGGTGAAGACACTAGTAAAGATGATGAGAGAAGCAAGAAGATCATGCATAGAGAGATCGAAAGGCAAAGAAGACAAGAAATGGGTCAACTTCATGGATCACTCACAGGGCCGGTTTTGAGGGAGTGCAACAAGTGCAACAGCACAGGGCCCATCAAAATTTAGGGCCCCAGATTTATGACTACTTCTTTCTATCTTTTGGTATActcatgataaatataatataatattaatatttctttaatttttaccattattttatttaaacattaATCAATTCTAAATTCCTAAGACCCAGTCATGCACGTCTCTTCTTATTACTTCTCTCTCCCCACAAACTAGTACACTGTATAAGTAGTAAATCCCACACGACCACACACATATTTAAGTCCAACTAatcaaaaaacaaacaatttttcagttgtagtagtttaattttgtgtataatattttgttattttaaatatattaaaattttgttctgTCATTTGGAAGGGCCTCATTCTTAAAGTCAGCACAGGGCCTCAAAAAAGTCCCAAACGGCCCTGATCACTCAGATCCTTACTTCCTCTTGAGTTTATCAAGGTGAtgaattttcttctttttttttttcttctaatcaGTTTTTGGagtttgaattatattttctctagGGCTCGGTTTTTGAAGTTTAACAAGATTTTGCCTTGTGTTTTTAGGGAAAGCGTTCGATATCAGATCATATGCAGCAGTCTGTGAATTATATTAATCACCTTCAGAGAAGTATCAGAGAACTAAATATCAAAAGGGATAGACTCCACAAGATTCCAAATTATACCACTGTTATTAGTCAAGGGAGTGGAAGTTCAGATTTTCGTCTGCCTAGTAATTTTGATAATGATGTTTCTGTTACAGTTTCCCCGTGCTTGTGTGGTGTTGAGATCATCATTACTAGCGGATTCATGGAAGAACAATTTCCCTTATCAAAGGTGATGCAAGTACTAATTCAAGACGAGCAGCTAAGTGTTAGTACCTGTGCTTCTACTAGAGTAAATGAGCGGTTACTGCATACTATCCGTGCTGAGGTAAGAAATTAAGCAGTCCTATAACATGTTAATTGTTCATTTAGCTAGGGCTTTTTAAAATGACAATTATTTATTGAGAACATTCTTGCAGGCAATTGATCCGATGTCCATTAATATCTGTGAGCTGCAGTGGAAATTGTATGATGTGTTATATGGTTGAATTCCAAGTAAGTGTACGTAGGAAGCCTGAAGCCCACAGTTGACACTGTGTAATCAAACATTGCTAAGATTTTGTTCCTTACTTGGCCGAGATTTGAAGTATCTACATTTCATTTTTACTAATTCTAGATTATGTTATCAAAGTCTAATCCCAGCACAGCCAAGATTAGCTGTTAGAAAATGATTGCAATGTGGTTGTGTCTGCTCTAACAAATATGTAAGCTCTTGATGGCACGACTAATTGAAGAGAGGAGTGTCTGTAAATATTGAAGACATGGAAATTGTGGTGTGCAAATTAAGAGTATTGTGTCAACCAAAAGTATATGCTCTTTAGTACGTTTTAGTTAATGAAGGACCATAAATTGATTGTTCTATATTTTCGCAGTCGTGCCTATATGTTGAAACCCAGGATTACTCAGCCAGCTTCAAAGTTATATGCCTACTAAAATCTTGAATACTTGGAGCTTGCATTCTGATTAACTCTTCAATACATTGATTGGATTTTACATGCAGTATCGTTCAAATGCAGCAATAACTGGCTAGCTGGTATCATCTTAAGTTACtgaatatatcaatattttgagGCATTGGAAAATAACTAAGTACGGTGTTTCTCATTTTTATGTGGTActatatatattgaacaatTATATGGAAAAAATTTGAGTGCAATCCTAAGTGCAGTAATCTTATGCCCTCGGCCCTCCTCTTGTCTTGGTGAACAACAGCTTGATACTGTGGTTCTCAGCATAGAAAGATGATTATCCAAATTTCTAAATGATTATTGTTGTCCAAATCTCACATGATCCGACTGCAGTTACTACAATTACACGAGTGAAACAGCATGGGCTAAAAGCTCGTGATTGATTCACGTAGAGGCCACCGACTCTCTGCAGCATTGCACTCAACGAGGATCTTATAAAAATTAGCACATATGATCCTGAAATTATTGCAAATAGCTAGAGAGGAAAATCATCTCTAAGCTAAGCAATAGGTACAAGATAGAACTGAGGCTAGCTACAAACGATCTTGGCCACTATAAAGCAGAACGTAGTGATGCTGCAAATTTGGATAAGTTAATTATCTGAATTAGACTTCATATATCATCTATATTCTAGTACTTGCTCAACGTAAGAGTATGCACAATCTTAGTCGAAAACTCTATATCTAATTCAAGATTTACATGAAATAGTAGAGTATGTACACATACAATTGGAGGGGAAGAAGATTTTTCCTCTTACAGATCAATCAATCAATAGGCATTCTATGATCCCTTTGATCTCAAGCCTCTTCAAACGTGCAATAGTCAATAGTACCATATCATTCTGAATCTAAGTAAGCTGATATAATCTTATCTACATATTAGTCTGTTTCATCCGCTTAATCTGTGTGCGAAGATTTGCTAAGTACGAAGGAATTAATCTTTTTCCTTTTCTAACCATATTCGTGCTCAAGATTCGAAAATGAgaacaaaattgaaaataataacgAACGAGTGTAATCTTGAAcctttcttttataatatatcggAATAAATAAGTAGCATGGTATTATTACGAATGACTGATCAAATGCAACGAACGAAGAAGAGTGAATGCTAAAAATaacatttattttgaaatgataacatttttttttatcaaaatgaaTGAGATTATCATTTTCCGAAGGAGTTGATTTTATCTTACCTGACGGGATACCCGATTGGGAGTTGTAAAAACCTTACTTTCAGTTGGATAAGTAAAATGGTGGTAATATTGAATCATCGTAATTATAACAAAATGGTGACGAAACCAATTACCATCTGTCAAAATGTTGAATAAAGAATACTCCTATAAAATAAATGTGAACGCGgctgtaatttatatatagttgATCCTCAGTAGTCAATTTAGTTATCCAGTAAGACATGATGAAACTTGTTTAAGCACATGATCATATGTAATCCTCTGTTATTGACTTGGTATAAAAGTAGTTTATCCCTTAGTAGAACAACGTTGTAAAACCTACTACTACTCACTGTTTGAATTGtatatcaaatcatcatatATGCAACAAATAAAGTTGTAGCAGTGAAATCGAAGtaataaattattcatattcGAAGACGGCAGGTCGGCAGGTGATGTCGCAAAGTGATCATACTGTGATAATGTCCCACGCTATATAAAGAAATCAACTAAGATTATAAGAAATCTGTGACATCGCGATTTAAGTCCCCACTCGCACTTGTTAAATCCTCCTAATTATGCCACCTTAAGCAAGTCTTGTCATTATACTGTGTTTAGCTGTCCGCATTTTATATTTGTAGGCAcgtttgtttttctttatagAATGCCCAATTAATTGGTATTATCActtaattttctaatattttgaAAGGAGGATATAATTTTTCTCttacatatatttttgcatcattttaaatattctCAATTTTACACTAAAGTACGTAAAAGGCTCTAGTACACTGTTTGGGGTCATTTCTTGTTAACAAGGATGGTCCACTAATAAATTTCTTAATTTGATGGAGGATCGCATATAAACACGACCTTTTCTGTATATTTCAGAATTGATTGACAGCTAAATGAGATTGACATCTAAAAGGGCCTTGAACCGATCAATAATTGGGGAGACACATTCAGGCTTCAGCTATAAAGTGTTGTGCACCGGAAGTTATCCATACGACTTCATGTATAAATTGTATCACTTCAAGCAACAAAATTAATGCTTAACTAAGATTCAAATTATAATCAGTCTCactgattaattaataaattttgccaGATATCTCAAGAGCTTTGCCAACAAAACTTATTGTTATTTTACTAACACTTTGTGATTTTCACACACGCTGTTGCCTAGTTTTGAAGCTATCTCAGCACAACATATATGCTGCTCAATTTGGTACCTCGGCCTTGTATAAAAAGTTGTGCACTTGATACTACTAATTGATTAAGCAAGTACGGATCGGACAATATCTGATCCTGTGAACAACACCACTATAACTTATAGATAAAAGAAGattgaagaaatatatatatgtgaaggAGCAGACACACACGAATGtataaatcttaaattataacataaagTAGACAATTATTGGATTACATATAGATAAATACGGActtaaaaatacttgaaagatATCAGAGATGATCTGC
Coding sequences:
- the LOC108221591 gene encoding mitochondrial metalloendopeptidase OMA1, translating into MGLYKRSKLFLDLFKNYTSKITPSSTIKQSIPKINQYESSFSSVNNSRLYGFSPISRNWGSNYGYKKKELGVLVGKRFYYVDRHQVRHFRPRGPRNWFENPRDIFIVMVFGGGVVFTLYFGNLETIPYTKRTHCVLLPPGLEKRLGDSQFEEIKEQFKGKILPAIHPDSVRVRLIAKEIIEALQRGLIRKEQVWTDVDYSTANVGVSESGGDQTLMVLTDGAEANWSKEDEVLDDKWVQQSRKKGEEKGVKPSISHLEGLNWEILVVDKPVVNAFCLPGGKIVVFTGLLEKFKTNEEIATIIGHEVGHVVARHLAEGITKNFWYSIIQLILYQFATPDIVNSMSHLLLRLPFSRRMEMEADYIGLLLLASARYDPSVAPKVYEKLGKITGSSAMLDYLSTHPSGKKRAKLLAQAKVMEEAVSIYRETRMGHGSIEGFL
- the LOC108222674 gene encoding transcription factor bHLH118 yields the protein MFSLKQGDELVFQIQTNNPNPDQQSIQQDLALSQASPQGGNKRLRKKPSSFGEDTSKDDERSKKIMHREIERQRRQEMGQLHGSLRSLLPLEFIKGKRSISDHMQQSVNYINHLQRSIRELNIKRDRLHKIPNYTTVISQGSGSSDFRLPSNFDNDVSVTVSPCLCGVEIIITSGFMEEQFPLSKVMQVLIQDEQLSVSTCASTRVNERLLHTIRAEAIDPMSINICELQWKLYDVLYG